Below is a window of Xiphophorus couchianus chromosome 1, X_couchianus-1.0, whole genome shotgun sequence DNA.
ATTAGCACCGAGtttccaccagggggcagtgTGCCATAGCAGTTTGATTTGATGAATGCCTTTCAGAACCCAGTGTTTGTAAACGACCACAGCACCACTGACAtccagattaattttttttttcacattacatgCTGAAATGATTTCACTAAAAATCTGAGCTGATGGTGTTAAACATGAGTGAACATCACCCAAGATCTCATAATGGCTCTGTCAGCAAGGCATTCTCACACTGATATGATCCTGATGGAAACTTCTTTGGGGATTATATTGCCGTTTGTGTTTGTATTCCTCGTGACTGATGGGTTGACTTCAGATATATCACAGTGTTGCCCTCCATACTGCCACACCAGTCCCGACCCCGCCGCTGAGAAGTGAACCAGCCTAGAGTCGGCAGcaggacagaaagagagaggaggtCCTAGGTACTCAGGGGGACGAGTCGGCGGGTTTTCGGGTAAGAGAGGCTGATCATAGTCCTGTCCAGGAAGAGCTGCAAGTGAAAGTGGAAGGGGTCCGTGGGTGTACTGCTGCTGACATCTGTGAAGGAGGAGATGCTCATGTTTCTTTGATGATGCCAAGCAAATTagggttgatttttatttatttttgctagaaATGTGCCTTTACCTGCAGGGAATGGTGTTACACGGGGCTGAGTTTACTGGTTCCCACAAAGGCAGCATCTTCTCCTCtgcgttgttgttgttgttgttgttctggcCTTTATGACTGTAAGGAGACCTGCTGTCCTCCCGGTGCTGGTCCTGACCCTCCCATGGAAGATCATCACCCTCTCTGGCATCAAAAATGAATTGAGACCTAAACGTTAGAACTTTAGCTTTAATCTTGTAAAGAAGAACCTGGTAATTAGATCAGATGCAGGGAACATTGAGGTTGGACTTACAGtaattttggactttttctgagccattctaacacatgagtATTATGTCttacaataacaaaaacacataccTATGGCaagatactgccaccaccaagCTTCACAGTGGGAGTGGTTTATGTAGGACGATGTGTAAGATGCATTCGAGTATTCAAACTAACTATATG
It encodes the following:
- the susd3 gene encoding sushi domain-containing protein 3, encoding MSAATASVADVRLENKEDIRTRSKPGRQQAQCTPRPLPAVGTHRIIQGNGTDVGTVISLQCPAKHKLVGKGLKCVMVTNSTQWMGETFCQPVAPYEDYGFRVAVLASIISSGIILLMSVAFITCCLLECTEEDKHKKQRREGDDLPWEGQDQHREDSRSPYSHKGQNNNNNNNAEEKMLPLWEPVNSAPCNTIPCRCQQQYTHGPLPLSLAALPGQDYDQPLLPENPPTRPPEYLGPPLSFCPAADSRLVHFSAAGSGLVWQYGGQHCDISEVNPSVTRNTNTNGNIIPKEVSIRIISV